From the Leifsonia sp. AG29 genome, one window contains:
- a CDS encoding FAD-dependent oxidoreductase, with translation MTRPFRVAVVGAGPAGIYAGNILRTRAAEAGIETRIDLFESLPAPYGLIRYGVAPDHPRIKGIVTSLHDMLAEGSVRLIGNVEVGADITVDELQSLYHAVVFATGAQRDTAFDLPGAGLKGSFGAADFVSWYDGHPDVPRHWPLEAEQIAVLGNGNVALDVARVLAKHPADLLTTDIPDNVHAGLAASPVTDVHVFGRRGPEDIKFTPIELRELGEVPGVDIVLYDEDFGRAADETTGERRAAGNQAKVMARILQSWRDREPSGAPRRLHLHFWHRPAEILGDDAVSGIRFERTEPDGRGGIAGTGEYREYDVQAVYRAIGYRGTPVRDVPFDEAAGVIPNDGGRVLEDGVPVPGLYATGWIKRGPVGLIGHTKGDAGETIEKLLEDHAELAASERPGEEAVTEFLEGRGVRYTTWEGWLALDEHERALGEGFAGDVVRERIKVVPRDEQVAISNREVIVR, from the coding sequence GGCCGTCGTCGGCGCCGGACCCGCCGGAATCTACGCCGGCAACATCCTCCGCACCCGCGCCGCCGAGGCGGGCATCGAGACCCGGATCGACCTGTTCGAGTCCCTTCCCGCGCCGTACGGGCTCATCCGCTACGGCGTCGCGCCGGACCACCCGCGCATCAAGGGCATCGTGACGTCCCTCCACGACATGCTCGCCGAGGGCTCGGTGCGCCTGATCGGCAACGTGGAGGTCGGCGCCGACATCACCGTCGACGAGCTGCAGTCGCTCTACCACGCCGTCGTCTTCGCGACGGGAGCGCAGCGCGACACCGCGTTCGACCTCCCGGGTGCGGGGCTGAAGGGCAGCTTCGGCGCCGCCGACTTCGTCTCCTGGTACGACGGCCACCCCGACGTTCCGCGTCACTGGCCGCTCGAGGCCGAGCAGATCGCTGTGCTCGGGAACGGCAACGTCGCGCTCGACGTCGCTCGCGTGCTCGCCAAGCACCCGGCCGACCTCCTGACCACCGACATCCCGGACAACGTCCACGCCGGCCTCGCCGCATCGCCGGTCACCGATGTGCACGTCTTCGGCCGGCGCGGCCCCGAGGACATCAAGTTCACGCCCATCGAGCTCCGCGAGCTCGGCGAGGTCCCCGGCGTCGACATCGTGCTCTACGACGAGGACTTCGGGCGCGCGGCCGACGAGACCACGGGCGAGCGCCGCGCCGCCGGCAATCAGGCGAAGGTCATGGCGCGCATCCTCCAGTCGTGGCGCGACCGGGAGCCCTCGGGCGCGCCCCGGCGCCTCCACCTCCACTTCTGGCACCGCCCGGCGGAGATCCTGGGCGACGACGCCGTCTCGGGCATCCGCTTCGAGCGCACCGAGCCGGACGGACGCGGCGGCATCGCCGGCACGGGCGAGTACCGCGAGTACGACGTCCAGGCCGTCTACCGCGCGATCGGCTACCGTGGCACGCCCGTGCGCGACGTGCCGTTCGACGAGGCGGCGGGGGTCATCCCCAACGACGGCGGCCGCGTGCTGGAGGACGGTGTGCCGGTTCCGGGCCTCTACGCGACAGGCTGGATCAAGCGCGGACCCGTCGGCCTCATCGGCCACACCAAGGGCGACGCCGGCGAGACGATCGAGAAGCTGCTCGAGGACCACGCCGAGCTCGCCGCCTCCGAGCGCCCGGGGGAGGAGGCGGTCACCGAGTTCCTGGAGGGGCGCGGCGTCCGGTACACCACCTGGGAGGGGTGGCTCGCCCTCGACGAGCACGAGCGCGCCCTCGGCGAGGGCTTCGCGGGCGACGTCGTCCGGGAGCGCATCAAGGTCGTCCCGCGTGACGAGCAGGTCGCGATCTCGAACCGCGAGGTGATCGTCCGATGA
- the fdxA gene encoding ferredoxin yields the protein MTYVIALPCVDVKDRACIDECPVDCIYEGERSLYINADECVDCGACEPVCPVEAIYYEDDLPAEWADYHAANVEFFSELGNPGGASKVGPQAFDHPLIASLPPQEGPGLTVVAHV from the coding sequence ATGACCTACGTCATCGCGCTGCCCTGCGTCGACGTCAAGGACCGAGCCTGCATCGACGAGTGCCCCGTGGACTGCATCTACGAGGGCGAGCGCTCGCTGTACATCAACGCCGACGAGTGCGTCGACTGCGGGGCCTGCGAGCCGGTGTGCCCGGTCGAGGCGATCTACTACGAGGACGACCTCCCGGCCGAGTGGGCCGACTACCACGCGGCGAACGTCGAGTTCTTCAGCGAGCTCGGCAACCCGGGAGGCGCCTCCAAAGTCGGCCCGCAGGCGTTCGACCACCCGCTCATCGCCTCCCTCCCGCCGCAGGAGGGTCCCGGGCTGACCGTGGTGGCCCATGTCTGA